The Thermomonospora amylolytica sequence CCTGACGTCGCGCAGATCGCGGTTGTGGAGCGAACGGACAGCCGCCGGACAGCGCCCGCTCGGGGCCTGTGACGTGTGCCTGGCGACCGTGGGATGCCGGGGGATGGCGTTCGGGCTCACGGGCGAAGCACGGTCGAACGATCAAGAGGCCGGTCCCCTGTGCTTGGGGACCGGCCTCTCACCAGTGTCGGGGTGGCGGGATTTGAACCCACGACCTCTTCGTCCCGAACGAAGCGCGCTGCCAAGCTGCGCTACACCCCGGTGGTGGCTGCCCGGGAGGCGGTGCACTTGCTCCCGGCGCCTCGTTGAGTCTAGCGGATGGTTGGGGGTGGTGCGTTCCGGTTTTCGGGGGAGTCGATCAGGAGGTGCGGGGGACCAGGGTGAGGAGGGTGGCCTCGGGCGGGCAGCAGAAGCGGAACGGGGCCTTCGGGGAGGTGCCCAGGCCCGCGGAGACGTGGAGCCAGGCGCCGTTGTGGCGGTGCAGGCCCTTGACGCGGGGGCGGTCGATGCCGCAGTTGGTGGCCAGGGCGCCGTAGAAGGGGACGCAGACCTGGCCGCCGTGGGTGTGGCCCGCCAGCAGCAGGTCGTAGCCGTCGGCGGCGAAGCGGTCGAGGTTGCGGGGCTCCGGGGAGTGCATGACGCCGATGTGGACGTCGGCGCGGGGGTCGACCGGGCCGGCGATCTGGTCGTACCGGTCGCGGTTGATGTGGGAGTCGTCGATGCCGCCGAACTCCACGTCCAGGGGGCCGACCTTGAGGCGGCCGATGCGGTTGTTGAGCTCCAGCCAGCCCGCCGCGGACAGGGCCGCGCCCAGCTCGCGGTACGGCAGGTCGGGGATGCGGCGCCTGCGCTTGTAGTCCTTCTGGCTCGTACGCCAGATGTAGCGCAGGGGGTTCCTCAGGACCGGCGAGTACAGGTCGTTGGAGCCGTACACGAAGACCCCGGGACGGTCCAGCAGGGGGCCGAGGGCGTCCAGGAACGGCCCGATGGCGTCCGGGTGGGAGATGGTGTCACCGGTGTTGACGACCAGGTCCGGGTCGAGCGCGTCCAGGGAGCGCACCCAGCGCATCAGCCGCTTGCGCCCGGGGGTGAGGTGGGCGTCGGAGATGTGCAGCACCTTGACCGGCGGCCTGCCCTCCTCCAGCACGGGAACGTCGAAGCGCCGCAGGCGGAACCAGTTCCGCTCGACCACCGACGCATAGCCGAACGTGGCGGCGCCTGCGGCCGCCACTCCCAGCGGTACGGCGTGTAGCTTGCGCACGGTCTCTCCTACGGGTCGGCCCTTCCCGACCATCCCATGCTGTCAGAGATGTGATGTTCTGCCGAACGGTGCGGCACAACAGGACCAAATACAGATGAGACGGCCGTGTCGCCCCGGGCATGATGTGGGACATGAGTGCTCTCAAGGAGAAGCTGGAAGCCGACCTCTCGGCCGCGATGAAGGCCCGTGACGAGGTGCGGACCCGTACCCTGCGGATGGTCCTGACCTCGGTGCGCACCGAGGAGGTCTCCGGCGACAAGGCCCGGGAGCTCACCGACGACGAGATCACCAAGGTGCTGACCAGGGAGGCCAAGAAGCGCCGCGAGGCCGCCGACGCGTTCGCCAAGGCGGGCCGCACCGAGCAGGCCGAGGCCGAGCGGGCCGAGCACGAGGTGCTGACCGGCTACCTCCCCGCCCAGCTCACCGACGAGGAGCTGACCGCCCTGGTGGCCGCCGCCATCGCCGAGACCGGCGCCTCCGGCCCGCGCGCCATGGGCCAGGTCATGAAGGTCGTCAACCCCAAGGTCGCCGGCCGCGCCGAGGGCTCCCGGGTGGCCGCCGAGGTCAAGCGCCAGCTCACCGCCTGACCCCGCCGTACGACGCTCCGCCCGGACGGCCCGCGGAACCGGCCCGGGTGTGCCTGCGAGCGTCGAAAACGCAAGTGGCCGGGCGCCTCCCCGAGGCGCCCGGCCGCTCCGCGTTCCAGGGTCAGTCGCCGAAGGGCCAGGGGAAGTCGTCCCGGCCCGGTCGGCCGGGACGGTCCTCACGGTCCCGGCCGTTGCTGACGTAGATCATGATCTTGGCGCCGGGCTCGACCTCCTGCCGGGGACCCGGGGAGGTGTTGGCCACGGTGCCCGGCGGGCGGTTGGACCGGACCGGGCGCGGCACGACCTCGGGGTTGAAGCCGGCCTCCCGCAGCATCGCCATCGCCTCGGGGACCGGACGCCCGCGCACGTCGGGAACGTCGGCGAGGTCGCCGAAGTCGCCGACCGGAGTGGCGAAGGCCGGGGCGGGCTCACCGGCCAGCGCGCCGCGCATGCTCTGCGCCCAGATCGGCGCCGGGATGGTCGCCCCGTACACGCCGTACACCTTGTACTTCCACGGGCCCCGCAGGTCCCAGTAGGCGACGGCGGCGGCCATGTTCGGGGTGTGCCCGGCGAAGACGGCGCAGGTGAAGTCCT is a genomic window containing:
- a CDS encoding GatB/YqeY domain-containing protein, which produces MSALKEKLEADLSAAMKARDEVRTRTLRMVLTSVRTEEVSGDKARELTDDEITKVLTREAKKRREAADAFAKAGRTEQAEAERAEHEVLTGYLPAQLTDEELTALVAAAIAETGASGPRAMGQVMKVVNPKVAGRAEGSRVAAEVKRQLTA
- a CDS encoding metallophosphoesterase: MRKLHAVPLGVAAAGAATFGYASVVERNWFRLRRFDVPVLEEGRPPVKVLHISDAHLTPGRKRLMRWVRSLDALDPDLVVNTGDTISHPDAIGPFLDALGPLLDRPGVFVYGSNDLYSPVLRNPLRYIWRTSQKDYKRRRRIPDLPYRELGAALSAAGWLELNNRIGRLKVGPLDVEFGGIDDSHINRDRYDQIAGPVDPRADVHIGVMHSPEPRNLDRFAADGYDLLLAGHTHGGQVCVPFYGALATNCGIDRPRVKGLHRHNGAWLHVSAGLGTSPKAPFRFCCPPEATLLTLVPRTS